The genome window TGGTTGCCTCTTGTGATTAGGTGATGTTTTTCAtgatgtatatacagtatacctGGCTGCACCCAAATTTCCATAGGTGGGGGAGTTAGACTTGACTGACTTGAGATGTAGTTACTCTGCAGCAGTTAGGGCCCACCTTTGCAAGAGGTTAGAGACTTACATCAATTCATTGAAGCTATGCCATGCACTACAGACCTGTCTGTATTGCCCTGCATTTGTTTGATATCAGCACATATCTGTATGCCTTTGGCAATTCAGAAACGTTCAACAAACCATGCCATTCACAGGGCAACTCTTGCTCTGAGAGGACTATTTAATATGTTTGTAGCATCTCTAAGCCATTCACCCACTCTCACTGCGTTTGTGAATAGAAAATCATTTTCAGCCTTGGTGTGCAGGTATTGATGGCTCATCTGTTCATTACATGCAAGGACACAtgaagtgttgttgcaaagcaTACATAGCAGCCATAAGTGCCTGCATGCTGAAGTAAGGATTTAGCGCTTGGGGAGTTTTGAAATTTTGTTTCACGCCCAAAAATCTCTCTCACCACTTGCTTAGCCACCTAGTGTTACACACAACACTATCGTATGAAATCACTGTAATAATGCTTTTGTACGGTATATATTATTTCTTCATTGGTTTAGTTTGTTCTGTAGAGACATGCTGCAATAGATCTGTTACTATTTGTCACAAGCACAGACTTTTTAATGCGAACGTGCTCATGCCTGGATTGGACAGCTCTAGGTTGACAGATCCAGTTATTAACAACCATCTGCAATTAAAAGAGCAGCGAGCTGGAATTGTTTTGGGTATCCAATAATATAAAGCTATCCGATGTAAACTTTCTCTGTGAGACACTCCACTGTGTCCAAGTTCTACCTGAAACTGCTCCAGACACTTCTTTTTGGGAGGATGACCAAGACCAcgtttatttatccatttatttttttatttatttgtgagtaCATGGCGATGGTGTAATGTACAAATGCTTGGGGATGGGGTTAGGCTTTGGGAGAGAGTAAATAATGTTCCAAATACTCACTGGTCTTTTCCTGGAAGATAGGAAAAACACATAATCCTTAACTTGAGAGGAATTGCCCAGTACCAAATGAGACTTCAAAGCAAAAAATAGCAATGGGCAATCTAGCAATATTTTGTCGTTCAGGCTCGAACTGGCTTCAGGAAGTTTTAGAAATTCCAATTTTCTGTTATGACTTCTCATATGCACAACCCTTTTACGCCAATCCATAATATGGAAATGGGCTACATTCCAATTATAtttcagtctgaaaaatgcatgaGGGTCTCTCAAAGCAAAGGCTTCTTACAAAACCTCTTCAGGACAGGGCCTATGTATACTCAGAAATGCATTGCTACAGAAAAACCGCAAGATCAGCTGTGATGAAGTGAGAAAAACAGTACATTTTATTCTCCAGAGACAACTGTAATTGCAGCTTGTTACCTGGCTGGGACACATTTAGAAAGTGAATACTGAGATAGCACCTAGAAAATGTCAGGTTATCCCATTTCAAATAACATCCAGTGAGCATTATGAAAGTCAAGGTTTATATTGGGCCTTACCTTTAAGAAATAAGAGCTCAAAAAGGATTTCAATTTAAATCGCACAGTAGAAATTACATAAGTCTGTGGTGCATAATGTTTAAGGCATATTTTTCTTATTAGAGgctataaacaaaaaaaaacttgttcattcatttaaaaaaaaaaaaaaaaaaaaaaaacatgactacCCACACTCCAAAGCgctcaaaaattaaaattgtgcATATCTGATATTTACACATCAACAGTACCAGGATGGGAGTGGTTGTTGCACATACCATTGCAATTGGATGCATGCCGTGAAATTGTACAATTGCTCATTCTTACTATGGTATGCAGCAGCATATCTGCCTGAGCAAAGAACCATTTACTTTGAAgtggcacacacagaaaaattgTAGTGATCCGTGACAGGGTTCCTTTTGCATCATGTGGCTGACTCACACGCACTTCAGTATCATGATATACAGCTCTCCCCTCACTTTTCTTAGAGTTTTCATCATCGGAAATCATCATCAGAAATTCAAACAGTCTACCCCCTCACAATCACATAGAGTTTCTCggcatgttttgcattttatgtttcagctGAAAGGTTGAGCAAGATTTAATTTCATGTGGGAATATTTTGGTCAAAGCAGCTCAACAGAAAATTCACATCCACCACCAGCTCACATAGTAATTTCCTCCTGATTTAAATAAGATGGTTGCCAGTTGAAATCAAATGCATAAATCAACACTGTGCAAGTTACATTAAAAGTGATTTTTACTAACAAGCTACAATTACATTGGACTTTTGGCATTCTCAGGTCAAATCAGTAATGCCAATTCTCGTCAATGAATAAATGAGGCAGGGCAGACATGACTTTCTTGGTGTGATTAGCATTGTTGGTTGCATTactggaataaataaatctctGATGAAGCCTTTCTTTTGAGATGTGACTGAGTGGGGTCAACATCAGAACacagacacaataaaaatgacaaaaaaagacttGAAGACACTTTTACTTCAAGGGGGAAAAGGTGACAGTAATGAGCAAAACAAGAGAGATCCAACCCGAATGAGCAATaaggagaaatgaaagaaacaacTTGAGTAATCAATCACATAAACACAATTCTTAGGTGTACAAGTGTCTGTCATTTTCAATTTCAGGCACGTCCAGTCAGGACAATGTTCATCTAACTCTTTCCACTTTCAAAATCCTGTTATCCTCCACCTGGAACCGGTGGAGCAGAGGAAGCACTTTATGCAAACTGTCtaagttttaaaataaaaaatatccaaCTTCTGGCATTTGCATGAGCACACCATGTACTTAGGTTACATAACAGTGACATTTTCTGCCAACAGGAGAAGTGTTTGAAGTTGACTGATGAACAATGAGAATAAAACTGGATTTAAAAAGAAgtctaaaacaataaaatcataaGATCCCCGGTGAAGTGCCTTGCCTGTCGTATACAACTTTGGACGAGAACTGTATATTATAGAttaacagaataaaatagaatagaagagaGAACCTAAAAGATAACAGCTTACAAATACTAATGTAACCTGTGGTCTAAATGCATAGCAGCACGAGCCACATACAAACTACTATCCTCGTGAAGTGAACAGCAGCCCtcagttgccatggcaaccgaCTACCCAACTTCTCCTCCTGACTTTGTGTGCGCCTCTCTGAACTGTGACAGccatctctctgtgtccctctctTTCCCGGTCAGTCCTGGTATTCAGTGTACTTTTTGGATGAGCCGTGCACCTTGGCGGCCGGGTATTTCAGTCTGTTCAGGGCCATTTTGCGCAGCACCGCCTGGGGAAGGTCGACGTGGCATTTCTCGGCGAGCTCCAGCAGGTAGATCAACACGTCGCTGAGTTCGTGGGCCAGCTGCTCCCGCTCGGAGTCGCTCCAGCCCGGCAGGCCCTCGGCCACCTCCCCGCGCCACTGGAAGAGCTCCGACACCTCGCCCACCTCCCCGACCATGGCCAGCAGCAGGTTGCGGGGCTGGTGAAACTGATTCCAGTCCCTCTCGTCGGTAAACTCCGCTTGCATCCGCCGAATATCCTCCATGGTGGGCCCGGCGCTGAAGGTGAACCTCTCGGCTCTTCCTGCTCCGTTTAGCTTGGAGTGCGGCGCCGCTGTCGTCCCTCCATTTGCGACAACCTGGTGTGATTTGCTCAGTTTGCTCTCGTCTTGGCCGTTTGAGGACACCGACACCTCGCCGTTTAGCCCGCACACTTTCTTTCCATCCGTCGCCATCATGTTGTCGGAGTTTTACGGGTAGCACCGCTTAAAATCAAGGTTTTTACCAACTGTAAATAACACAGCTTTCTGCCACCACACGGAGAAACTCCCGCCAGCTGCCTCCACGGAAGTGACGCCGCGTATTTCAGACGCTAAATTTTTCACAAACCTGGGCTTTGTAGTTCTCTGAAGACAAATTTAACTATCGAATGTCACCCAAGAGAACTACAGCTCCCATAATCTTTACAACCATACGGATAACATGGCCGCCTCTGTGGCACCGGGTGTGCTGCTACATAATATTAATAAACAGATATGGATATTGTATCCGAAAGCTTCGTTTCATCGTTGTGCTGCAGTCAGGCGAATAGGCACATCTGCTTCACGATGCAAAAGTCAGCCACAGCTGAAAAGAAAGAGGTAGATGACAGTGACTGCTGAGgagaagttttttgtttgtttgtttttgcttccaCCCGTGCCTGTCTTTGTCTATGCTGCCCTTGGTCGTGATGGACAGTGACATTAGGAACTGTGTAGTCTACATGTCAGGGTGGCTCTTGTTTCTGCAGACTGCAGTTCACCTGTGTCTGTCAGTTAGTTTTGTCTAGCATGTCGACTGCAGCTCTGTAATGTCAGGATGtgactcctctcctcctctttgttcCTCCCTCAGTTCTCCCCAGGAGCTGGTCGGGGTGGTGGGGTTGGAAATCCATGCTCAGATCCACTCCAACACCAAGCTGTTCTCCGGCTCCCAGGTCGGCTTCTTAGCACCACCAAACTCCCTGGTGTCATTCTTGGATGCATCTTTACCTGGCACATTACCGGTGGGTTATTTGTCAAGATGTTGAACGCTCATTTCTAAGACAGaagacttgtttttttccctctggtcATGTGTGCTGTCTTAGTCATGTCGTCAGATGGGTCTAAtggtcctctctgtctccaggtCCTGAACAGAAGATGTGTTGAGGCAGCGGTAATGACAGGCCTGGCTCTCAACTGCACCATCAACAACAAGTCACTTTTTGACAGGAAGCACTATTTCTATGCTGACCTTCCTGTGAGTTATTCCTGCCTGTTCTTATTTTATTCCTTCGTGCGAGACATCTGATTATGCTGTAGATGTAAATGGCTTTAATAGGTAGAAAACAGATGGTAGAAGAAAGGGTTGTACCATAACAGTGGATGAGCAGCCACCACTGTTTTCTACATTACGCTGCACCATTTGCTTTATCACAagccatcctcatcctcctacAGTTTCACCATCACAGCTTTCCCAGTGAACTTTCCTGTCCCCGAGCTCGAATTGAAATTATGAGCAAGTCTTGCTGAAGCAGCAAAAGTGTCATttgccacacacagacaaatgacaCCATAAGTGTTTAAAGGAAAAGAGCAGTGTTTTGCACTTACTGGCTCATTTCCCTCTGCCCACCTCTATTTTTGCATTATCCATAGGCCATTTCCCACTGCATTGCTTTGTTCTTTTAATTTGGGGCTGGCTCCATTTTATTCACACAGTCTGAATATTCTGGGATGCTGAGATCACAGagagtcattaaaaaaaacatattgatttgttttcagGTTCACATAAAACTGTGTAGCTGTGGATTTAATTATGAAATTCATGGCTCTCATCGCTTTATGAGTATATTTTGGAACTTGCCATCCGTTATCAAACTTAATGTTATAAGAGAATCAAGGCAGCTATGTCTGTTAGTAAAAGGGATGTCACCCGTTTCACAAAGATGAATTATGGCCTGTAACTGAGAAGGATGTCTGCCAGCATGATAGTTGGCAGAGTTTCACAATGATCCTTTGGTCTTTAGAAGGGAATGAGACTATGATTTGAGTGCCTCACAACAGGCTGTTTGAGCTGAATAGCAGTCAGGGTAGCTTTAGCCTGGCAGAGCAATGATGGAGGCAAGCAGAAAACTCGTAACACTTTTCCCATTTAATAGTCTTGGCCTAGTGATGTTCACTTTGCTCTCTGTAATGGAATGATCGCATGGCGGGGTTTCACTACCCCTCAGAGCCCCAAGGTAATTTTACTGCTGTTATGAGTGACATTTTAGACCTTAGTAGGAAAGACAAAATGTCATAGGAACTCTACAGTCGCTTGCCCTACAGATAACTCTTTAAATAAATCTTGATTTTCACCTAAAAAGTTCACTGGACAGTTTCTTAATTATGGGCATTTTCAAAGTCAGCTTGTCCTTGGTCAGGTATTACGCCAACATGGCTTAAAACAAGCTAATGAGAAGGACATGTACGAATCTGACAATtatgtaaatattatttttgtttagtttaaaCACGAAAAAGGCCTAATTTGTTTTAGCATTTGTTTCCTCAGGTGTTCAGATCAGAGAGGGATTTGATCACCTTGTTGGAATCATGGGGATAATCAAATCAATATTAAAAAGGTAGTTGAGTAATATTTCCGGTGCTCCTTAGTGCTGGGTAATAAAATTACATCAGTGATAATTTTGTCTAAATTTActtcaatttttaaaataaaatcaattcagTAATTTTCAGTTATGATTGTAATTCAGTAATGTCTTTGCCATTATGACAGTAACACTCACACttcattaaaaatgtctttaagtAATTGCAGCTACGCAGTAatcacaacatttatttatgaaagtCCATTTGATATGTTTTAGAGTCACTCACATGTCATGTTTACTTTGCTGGTCATAGCAGAATAAGTGGATAAACAGCCTgtcagttcttcattttttactcttattttacagTGGTTAAAGGTGTTGTTATAAAATAAGATTCAAAAGTCATTTCACTTCTGTTCACTGATTCATTGTTAATTTTTTGTACCTTTTTATAGTGGCAACATAGAACTGTTTCAATTGTCTGCTCTCTATGCACCTTTTGTTCAGAAGCaaaattttaaacttttaaacttgatagaaatattgattttatgcATATCATGATAAAAATCAGTATTGCCTGATATAAAAATTTTCAGCCATATTGCTCAACGTCACTTAGGCCTATAACACTAAATGATTATATAGTATATCTGTGCTGCACTGAGAGGGTTCTTGATCGGGTGCTGAAGTTTTTAGCTTTTAAAACTCACTCATATCACTTACTGCACAACTGACGAAGGTATTATGAACAAATAACCAGCATtataagaaaacataaaaacaaaaaaaacaacaactgacaaaGCTGCATTGATATCACAGTATTTGTATTGAAATAAGTGAACTAGAAATTTCCAATGAATTTCTGCTAGCTGCTGATAGAGATCCATAGCACTCATAGAGCACCTCATTTGACCTCGTTTGAATATGACTCAGGCTTATGGGTTATCATAACCTGGCATCAGTATAACATAATCATTATGGTTGAGATACATTATCTCCACAGAAAGGAAATATATCTTGAAATCCCACAAAAAGTAATCCCTTCCAGAAGCAAGGGGATTACTGTTGGGTCCCTCTTGCTATCTTGCATGCTTACTGAGGATTGCATCACCTCGTTTGGATTCACGTTCAGTagtttacacacacaggcacacgcacatacacacacacacacacacagcaaggagGATAATACCcgtttagatttttttattttttattttcgaTGGGATTTCCTCAACAATTCATTCCACTGGTTGTCAGCACCACTATCCAGGTTTTTAATTCATTGTGTGCACTGTGCTTAATACCTGCTGATTCTGGATTTATAATTATTTAGTTTGTGTTAGTCTCATCAGCTGCTCAGTAAGAATTAGCTGACCCAGCTTTGTAAGAAACAGTTAGATGCAGTGAAGCCAGGGTGAGTTTAATTTAGGGCAGATGAGGGGAGATTCTCCCATTCAATCTAATGTTTGAAGTGCAATCTATGATCATAAAACCAAACCAATATCGGGAGCCTGGGAGAAATTATCTTGCCCTTGAAAAATATATTCGTAAATTGTGTTGTACATTATTGATATGTTCCCCTACAAATCCCTGATTGCATTTTGTAGAACACCACTGTTACTCATTAAATGATTAATGCGGTTGTCTGACCAGCATCCTTTTGTTGAATTGGAATGGCAGACAAGGCACATATATAAAGTTTTTAACAGCCCTTTAATAACATGCCCCAGTAGCTCCACACTAATCTACCAGCAAAtgcatgtaattacaatttCCTTGAAATATTAAGTTTCCAAATAAACAGACATGGCCTGGGTATTGAATCTTTAATGTATGTTTAATAGGAGTAATGAATTTCTTAGTGAAGTGTGTGGATAACATCCATTTTGCAAGTGTGGAGAATTTGACGACCCATCGAATCTCCTTGGTTTAGTAACTTTAAAACAACCCAGTGGTTCATGCAATTAAACTGAGTTTGTacattgtgtatatgtgtccaCACATATGTGagtatgcatgcatttgtgtatgaAAACAAAGGTGGATACAAATGGCATAGAGTCACTTGAAATGTTCTGAAATTGGGGACACATTTGGAGCATCACTGCTCATTAGGCCTCCAACCACCGCTGGAATGTAAATGGGAAAGCTTGATGTGGGTCCCAGTCCAAGGATCTCCGTGCAAACAGTCTGGAACAAAGTCGCCTCACCCCTCATTACAGAGTTAACAGTACTTTGCTGATAATGCAGGAAAGACAAATAGTCCTCATTTTTAAAGATATCCCATAATGCATAGCATACGCATAGTCACCAGACATTGTTGAACAAAGCAGGAGACATTTTCAGTGTCTGTGACAAAGCTGATGGAAACAAAATTTTATGATTAGCTATGGCAGTACTTACTTCATCCAGCAAATTGAAAAAGGAATTCTCCAGTGGTCAAATTTCTGCCCTTTTCTTGTGGAATGAGTCAGTGTGCAGGTGATTGATCTGCTGATCAGGTACACTGTACAAAATGCCAGTGACTAATTGCCCCGCTCCCATCTCTGCTCCCACATCCTCTCAGTCTTTATCATAAGTATAATTAATGTGTAATTCCTGTGATGTGGTTGCCATAGTAACACAGAAAAGCAATACTTGGAGCAGCACACTCTTTAGGAAGAGAAGagcagatgaaatatttatccTCCTGTTTTTGTGAGTGTAAACCTTGAGAGAAGTGACAGCACTACAGCCGCATAATAATGAAGGCCTGAGCAGCCAGAGCTGTGTTTAATTGATGCGCTTGCCTCACCTTTATGTGGATCCACATCGCTAACTGCACCCTACTCTATATTGTTATTCCActgaaatattgtgattttcTTCAAAGTGTGTAAATgctgtcactgttgttgttt of Myripristis murdjan chromosome 1, fMyrMur1.1, whole genome shotgun sequence contains these proteins:
- the dctpp1 gene encoding glutamyl-tRNA(Gln) amidotransferase subunit B, mitochondrial, encoding MMATDGKKVCGLNGEVSVSSNGQDESKLSKSHQVVANGGTTAAPHSKLNGAGRAERFTFSAGPTMEDIRRMQAEFTDERDWNQFHQPRNLLLAMVGEVGEVSELFQWRGEVAEGLPGWSDSEREQLAHELSDVLIYLLELAEKCHVDLPQAVLRKMALNRLKYPAAKVHGSSKKYTEYQD